The following coding sequences are from one Nicotiana tomentosiformis chromosome 3, ASM39032v3, whole genome shotgun sequence window:
- the LOC104109542 gene encoding uncharacterized protein: MADVEEEAAITEGQLEKLKKWERLRNSQSLSDPPPATRSLVAIGDFSIHKIAGDSAVFPPVNHENLYISTNFVGKTHSQSSSPPFPSSPSLSSSSSSSFSPSNRDNDDSSYSFAASDSNAVDPSKSVPDSPRPPARVDGYGGKRWNLGLQVLFSRVNGIAIFRWCFTSARRAVTGMFPPYGVAVMFVLFAYFRWRRRLITRQSREQLRRTITKKDERINQLLSQIAEMNQVLVAMHKGNLSKN, encoded by the exons ATGGCGGATGTAGAAGAAGAAGCCGCAATAACAGAAGGCCAGCTTGAAAAGCTTAAGAAATGGGAACGTTTAAGGAATTCACAATCTCTTTCCGATCCACCACCAGCCACTCGCTCTCTGGTCGCGATCGGAGACTTCTCAATCCATAAAATTGCCGGCGACTCTGCTGTCTTTCCTCCGGTCAACCACGAGAACCTTTACATATCCACAAATTTCGTTGGGAAAACTCATAGCCAATCATCGTCACCGCCGTTCCCGTCATCTCCGTCGCTATCGTCGTCATCGTCATCCTCATTTTCACCTTCCAATCGAGATAACGATGATTCGTCCTATTCATTCGCCGCCTCAGATTCAAATGCCGTGGATCCGTCAAAATCTGTACCAGATAGTCCTCGACCCCCAGCCAGAGTAGATGGTTATGGAGGAAAACGGTGGAATTTGGGACTGCAAGTGCTGTTTTCTAGAGTCAACGGCATTGCTATATTTCGCTGGTGTTTCACTTCAGCTCGAAGGGCTGTTACGGGTATGTTCCCCCCCTATGGAGTAGCGGTAATGTTTGTGTTGTTTGCGTATTTCCGTTGGCGACGGAGATTGATTACAAGACAGAGTAGGGAACAGCTGAGACGCACCATTACAAAGAAAGATGAG AGGATAAATCAACTTTTAAGTCAAATAGCAGAGATGAATCAGGTATTGGTGGCTATGCACAAAGGTAATCTGTCCAAGAATTAG